In Phlebotomus papatasi isolate M1 chromosome 1, Ppap_2.1, whole genome shotgun sequence, the following proteins share a genomic window:
- the LOC129809445 gene encoding protein takeout-like: MVAVNKVLIFVVVAIVQICGEQQTPEYILPCSRSDPELNNCIKRSFNHLRSYVVNGLKDLDVPPLDPLHIKEMAMDNNAGAVQVKALFTDILVKGGSNYTIKDVRADINKYRIDVSVMLPRVEIRGKYEIVGRVLLLPVQSNGDFWTEFLNISAIGKLYGREVERDGEKYMNIDKIFLDFNMKNARFKVKDKVNSGNVLGEAINQFLNTNALELVQEMRPAAAQSISKLAKQLINSAFNRIPLRVWLLD, from the exons CTGAATACATTCTTCCATGTTCCCGAAGTGATCCTGAACTCAATAATTGCATAAAAAGATCCTTCAATCACCTGCGATCATATGTTGTCAATGGCCTGAAGGACTTAGATGTGCCCCCTCTAGATCCTCTGCATATCAAGGAAATGGCCATGGATAACAATGCTGGAGCTGTACAGGTGAAAGCCCTCTTCACGGATATTCTCGTGAAAGGTGGCAGCAACTACACGATCAAGGATGTTCGTGCTGATATAAAT AAATACCGAATTGATGTCAGTGTAATGCTTCCACGGGTGGAGATCAGGGGAAAATACGAGATAGTTGGGCGAGTTCTTCTCCTTCCAGTGCAATCCAATGGGGACTTTTGGACAGAGTTTC TGAACATCAGTGCGATTGGGAAACTGTATGGCAGAGAAGTCGAGCGAGATGGTGAAAAGTACATGAATATTGATAAGATTTTCTTGGACTTCAACATGAAAAATGCCCGTTTCAAGGTGAAAGATAAAGTTAACAGTGGCAACGTGTTGG GAGAGGCAATTAATCAATTCCTCAATACGAATGCTCTTGAATTAGTTCAGGAGATGCGACCAGCGGCTGCTCAGAGTATTTCAAAGCTTGCCAAGCAACTGATCAACTCGGCATTCAACCGTATTCCACTGAGGGTTTGGCTGCTGGATTAG